CATTTTTTTTATGGGGTGACCGAAAAACAACAGTTCGGTTAATCAGACTGAATTTCACAAGAATCAAAACCGCAAAAAGGGACACTGGAATATAGATGTCACAGATTCATCGAAAATTGATCTTCTCTGGGTAAAGTTTGGCTGGACTGACAGGAAGTTGGATGCCATATTCCTGCAAATTATTGAGTTTCAGACGGAAGAGAACGCTATGGCTACGCTGGGCACAAGACTGTTTACCTGGAGAAAAGGGGAACAGGTTGGTGAAGATCAGTTTGGTAATCGCTACTATAAAGAAAAAGGAAAGCCGACAGGTCCATTGGGCCGGGAGCGCCGCTGGGTCCTTTATAAAGGGAAGCCGGAAGCGTCAAAAGTCCCTGCGGCCTGGCATATCTGGCTTCACTACACGACCAATAACCTTCCTTCAGAACAAGCCGTTGAGGCGAATAAGTGGGAAGAAGAGCATTTGCCAAATTTGACCGGTACAGACTATGCTTACCGTCCGGGTGGATCTGTTGTTTCACCTGGTGAACGACAGAAGGCAACAACCGATTACGAAGCTTGGAAACCAGAATAAGGTTTGTTTGCGTCGGAAACATTACGTTAAGCGGGAGGCTTGGGTTTGGGAAATAATATTGTTGAAACCATTATCGGGGGCGTGGTCCTCGCTTTTGCAACGATTTTTCTTGTCTTCGCCTATCGCACCGCTGATATCGGCACGACCGGTAATGGCCTTAACCTCACCGCCCGTTTTGATAAAGTGGATGGCCTTCAGGTCGGCAGTGACGTCAGGATGAGTGGTATCAAGGTCGGTACCGTTGTCAGTCAGGTGCTGGATACAGAAACGTTTCAGGCAATCATTGGGATCAGTATCCGTGATGAAATCGCCTTACCAGAGGACACAGCCGCCAAAGTCGCGTCAGAAAGCCTGCTGGGGGGAAGCTATCTTGATCTTGAACCCGGCGGCGCGGAAACTGTACTGCAAAGTGGCGACGAAATCACATATACGCAAAGTTCTGTCAGTTTGATGGATCTTATCGGGCAAGCCATCTTCAGTGCCGGTTCCGGTGACGATAAAAGTGATTGATATCTCCGTATATTCTTCAAAAAGATTGGGTAGGGAGTGCAATTCTAAATGCCTCTGAAACGCCGTTTCCTATTCTGTTTGCCTGTTGTTTTTGCCGGGTTTATTGTTGCTGCAGATCACGCAAATGCAGGGTCTCTGGTTGGGGAGGCATCGATTGTTCGCGCGTTGGACAAGGTGACAGCCCGAACACTTGACCTGATCATCCCAATTGGTGAAAGCGTGCAGTACGGCACGTTGGAAATCACAAGTCGTAAATGCCTGAAACGTCCTCCTGAGGAGCCACCTGAGACATCCACATTTTTGGAAATTCGGGAAACCAAACAGGAAGAAGAAACGGTAGAATTGTTCAGTGGATGGATGTTTGCGTCAAGCCCTGCATTAAATGCTCTTGAACATCCTGTTTATGATGTTTGGGTGATCGATTGCAAAATGGCGGAAGACGATAAACCGCCTTCTAAAGAATAAAAATCACCTTCAACGTCCAGAGCCTGATCCAACCGACGATGATATTCTTCTCTAGAGATTTCAATCGCCCCCATCGAGGCTAGGTGGTCGGTTAAGAACTGGGTATCAAGAAGCTTGAACCCGCCTCGTTTCAAGCGGGCAACGAGATATACCAACGCAATTTTGCTGGCATTGGTCTGACGGGAAAACATGCTTTCTCCGCAAAAAACTCCGGCAAAGGATACACCATACAATCCGCCCACCAACGTATCGCCGTCCCAGCATTCGATTGAATGGGCATGGCCTTCTTGATGAAGTTCCGTATAGAGATCAAGGATGGTTCGATTGATCCAGGTTGTCTCGCGCCCGTTTTGCGATGCTGCGCATTCCTTCATAACCTGCCGAAAACAAGTGTCCGCCGTGATTTTGAAAGGGTCCTTGCGGATCGTTTTGGCGAGACTTCGCGGAACATGAAAATCATCTAGTGGAAAAATGCCACGGCGCTCAGGGTCGACCCAGAAAATTTCTGGATCGTCCTGAGATTCCGACATTGGAAAGATACCGTGTGAATAGGCACTCAACAAAATTTCTGTCGTCAGCGCGGTCATTATACTATGTGATCAATCAATAAAAACTATTGTCGATCCTCAATGAATTTTTCCAGCCAGTGAATATTGTATTCGCCTTTGATAAATTCATCGTTCTTGATGAGGTCCTGATGCAGTGGCAACGTGGTTTTAATGCCTCCGACAACAAACTCCTCCAACGCGCGATCCAGGCGCATCAGGCATTCTTTCCGATTGGCACCATGAACAATAAGCTTCGCGATCAGGCTGTCATAGTAAGGCGGAACATTGTAGCCGGAATACAACGCGGAATCGACCCGAACCCCTAAGCCACCTGGCGCATGAAACTCCAGCACAGGGCCAGGGGATGCCGCAAAGGTGTTAGGGTCTTCTGCCGTGATCCGACATTCAATCGAATGCCCATTGAAGGAAATATCCTCTTGAGACAGGCTAAGTTTCTGACCGGCCGCAACATTAATCTGTTCGCGCACAAGATCAATACCCGTAACCATTTCTGTAACCGGATGTTCCACCTGAAGACGGGTGTTCATTTCAATGAAATAAAATTCATCATTTTCAAACAGGAACTCGATAGTGCCGACGCCTTCATAGCGCATTTCCCGGATCGCATCAGACACCGTTTTACCAATGCGTTCCCGCAAAGTATCGTTCAGCGCAGGGGATGGGGTTTCTTCCAGTGCTTTCTGATGACGGCGCTGCAGAGAACAATCCCGTTCCCCCAGATGCACTACATTGCCCTGTCCATCAGCCAGAACCTGTATTTCAATATGCCGAGGTGTGCCCAGATATTTTTCGATGTAAACCGCATTGTCGCCAAAGGCCAGTTGCGATTCAGCCCGTGCAGAAGAAAAGGCTTCTGAAATTGAGGCATCGTTAAGAGCAACCTTCATGCCGCGCCCACCGCCACCGGCAGAAGCCTTGATGATCACGGGATATCCGATATCCGCTGCAATCTTACGGGCTTCTTCCAGCGTTTTAACTTCGCCGTCTGAGCCAGGGACACAAGGAACACCAAATTTTTTCATGGTATCCTTTGCCGCGATCTTATCTCCCATCAGGCGGATATGATCAGCAGACGGGCCAATGAACTTGATGCCGTGTTCCGTGACGATATCGACGAATTTAGCGTTTTCAGACAAAAATCCATACCCTGGATGAATGCCGTCTGCATTGGTTACTTCGGCTGCAGCGATAATTGACGGAATATTCAGGTAACTTGCTGTCGACGAAGGCGGCCCAATACACACACTTTCGTCTGCAAGACGCACATGCATGGCAGCGGCGTCTGCTTCGGAATGGACAGCGACTGTTTTGATACCCATTTCACGACAGGCGCGGTGAATTCGAAGGGCTATTTCGCCGCGATTTGCGATGAGAATTTTTTTAAACATCAAGTATGTCCACTCACTCGATAATAACGAGAGGTTGACCGAATTCGACTGGTTGCGAATCTGAAACGAGAACATCCAGGATTTTGCCGCCTTTTGGCGCTGCAATCGGGTTCATTGTTTTCATAGCTTCAACAATCAGCAGGGTCTGCCCCTGAGAAACAGAATCACCAACTTTGATAAACTCGGCAGCGCCGGGCTCTGGTGACAGATACGCTGTGCCGACCATTGGTGATTTCACAGCGCCCGGATGAGAGGCGGCATCCGCAGCAGGGGCCGCTTCAACAGCTGCAGGAGCCGCTGGAGCCAATGGAGCAGGGGCAGCCACCATTTGAGGTACTGCCTGACTTGCAACAGAAGAATTACGGGAAACACGTAGTCTGCTGCTTCCATGCTCAACTTCAATTTCACCCAGTCCGGTTTCATTCATGATTTCGGCCAGTTCCCGGATGACGTCCTTGTCGATGTCAAGTTTACTCATAATTGTTCGACTTTTCGTTTCTATTGATCAAAAATTTCGGAAAGCGCGTCTAAAGCCAGAGTATATCCTTTTGCTCCAAACCCACAAATCACGCCAGTGGCGGCAAAAGAAATGTAACTCGTGTGGCGGAAAGACTCGCGTGAAAATACATTAGACAGATGAACTTCTACACATGGCAGGTTCACTGCTTTTAACGCATCCATTAACGCCACGGATGTGTGCGTATAAGCGGCTGCATTAATAATTATACCGGAATGCGTCTCTCCGGCTGCTTGAATGGCATTAATCATCTCGCCTTCAAGGTTACTTTGCATGAACGCACAATCCATTCCCAGGGTTTTTGCATGGACGCGGCACAGTTCTTCAATATCTGACAGTGTTGTACTGCCATATATTTCTGGTTCACGCTTCCCCAACATATTGAGGTTCGGACCATTTACTATCAGAACTGACTTTCCCATTTCCTCTCCCTAAGGGCCTGTGGCCATTTAGTAGACGGCTCACTTATACTCAAGTTTTAGAGATTGATAAAGCCGTAGCATAGTTAATTATGAATAAAGTATGACAGAAACAAGGTTGATGGTTGCAACAGTGGCGTGTGAGCACCATAATCGCCGAAATTGTCACCCTGATTATGAACTGCAGAGTAAAGGTTGAGTTACATGAACCTCACAATAAATGGCGAAAAGAGAGTCTATGACCGCTCTTTGTCCATTGACGAGCTGTTGAATGACCTTGAATTGGATGGTCAGAAAGTAGCGTTAGAACGAAATCTGGAAATTGTCCCTAAATCGAGCTACAGCACAACGATGCTGGAAGAGGGCGACAAACTTGAAATAGTTCATTTTATTGGAGGTGGTTCCGTGGATACGGATGATGTTTTTGAAGTCGCAGGCCGTAAGTTAAACTCCCGGTTAATTGTAGGCACAGGAAAATATAAAGATTTTGAAGAAACCAAACTGGCGATCGAGGCATCGGGCGCTGAAATGGTCACCGTTGCTGTTCGGCGTGTGAATATTACAGATCCCAAACAGCCAATGCTGGTCGATTATGTGGATCCGAAAAAATATATTTATCTGCCAAACACGGCATTTTGCTATACGGCAGATGAAGCCCTTCGTACCTTACGCCTCGCACGGGAAGCGGGAGGCTGGGATCTGGTGAAACTGGAAGTCCTCGGTCACGAAAAAACACTCTATCCCAATATGCCCGAAACCCTGAAAGCCGCACAAACCCTTATAGATGAAGGGTTTAAGGTTATGGTTTATTGTTCAGATGACCCTATTCAATGCCAGATGCTGGAAGACATGGGCTGCGTGGCCATTATGCCTTTGGGGGCACCTATCGGCTCTGGATTGGGTATTCAGAACCCTGTCGGGATCGGCATTATCAAAGATCAGGCGAAAGTGCCGGTGATCGTTGATGCAGGGGTAGGAACTGCATCAGATGCGACAATTGCAATGGAACTGGGATGTGACGGCGTGCTTATGAATTCTGCCATTGCACATGCAAAAAATCCGATCATCATGGCCTCAGCAATGAAAGACGCTGTAACAGCAGGTCGCAAATCCTTCCTGGCAGGCCGGATGCCGGTCAAAAAATATGCGGATCCTAGTTCTCCTCTCGCAGGATTGATATAGTTTCGCCTTACTCTTGACGGATTGATACGGTCTCCTCATCTTTATATTAATGGATGAGGAGACGAATGAAACGCACGCTCATTAAAATTCTGGCAGGGTTCGTTCTGGTTTTATTTCCATTTCTGACCCCCCAGTTCATTTCGTTCGCCAGCGAATATGGTGTTGAAACCAAACACTGGTCAAACGCGCGGTATGATCGCACCTATCTTTCCCCTGATCCCCAGATCATCAAGGAAGCCGTTGTTCAGGTTATGGCCGCTCGCACATGGGGATGGCGTGGCAGTTTCGCCGTTCATACATGGATATCCGTCAAAGCCGCAAATGCCCCCGGCTTTACACGCTATGAAGTCATCGGCTGGCGGCACACCCCACTTACCATTCGCATTGGTGTGCCTGATAATTACTGGGCCGGTAACCGTCCGTTTCTTATAACGGATATCAGGGGCCAAAAGGCGGCAGACATCATTGAAAAACTGGATAAGGTCGTTGATCGGTATCCCTATAAAGACAGCTATAAGGTCTGGCCCGGGCCCAATTCCAATACGTTTATCGCTTATATCAGCCGCGAAATCCCGGAGTTGGAGCTAGACCTTCCCCCAACTGCAATCGGAAAAGACTATCTGGTGGGCGATGGGGTGATCGGGAAAGCCGTCAGCGGACGAGGGGTGCAGTTTTCGGCCGGTGGGTATGGCGGATTTGCGTTCAGTCCGGTAGAAGGGCTCGAATTTCATCTTCTGGGATTAACAACGGGATTTGATTATGGGGATATGGCGTTAAAGTTACCGGGGTTTGGACGGGTGCCCTTGTTTTGAAACTCTCCAAAGGGGGGTTAGTCACTGTTCTTTTTCAGATGCGGGATCAATTCATCGGCCCGTTTGTCCAGCCGATTTAAAAAGCCATCAAGCATTTCAATCTCGGAAGGGGAAAATTCTTCTAACAATAGATCCTCATATTCGGACGCCAACGGAATTATTTTTTCAAGGACCGCTTTGCCGTCTTCCGTCAGGATCAACGAAAATGCGCGGCGGTCTTCGGCAACAACCTGACGGGTAATGCGCCCTGATTTTTCGAGTTTTTCAGTGGCACGGCTCATATTAACTTTATCAAGAGACGCCAAAACGCCCACTTCACGGGCAGTTAATCCGGGTTTTTCGCCCAAGATAGCCAGAATGCGCCACTCCTGAATGGTAAGGTCAAACTGACGGGAATACCGCTCTGCCAGGCTTCGGCTGATAACGCCGGAAAGCTTTGTCAGGCGATAAGGCAAAAATCGTTGCAGGTTAAGTTTACTTGACTCTTTCTTCATCCGCCTATCTTGACTTTTAAGCGAGCAAAGAACAACTTGAAAAATAATAGTTTCATATGTAACTATATACCTACTGAAATTTGTGATGGAGGCTTTTGTGGCTGATTTATGGGAAAACCCGATGCAAACCGACGGGTTTGAGTTTGTGGAATATGCGGCACCGGATCCGGAAGCTCTGGGAAAATTATTTATCCAGATGGGTTTTCGTCCCGTCGCGAAACACAGATCAAAGGATGTAACCCTTTATCGCCAGGGTGATGTTAATTTTATTGTGAACGCAGAGAAAGACAGCTTTGCGCAGGCCTTCGCCCGGATTCATGGCCCTTGCGCCTGTGCGATGGCCTTTCGGGTAAAAGATGCAGCAAAGGCAGTTGAACAAGCCCGTGCTGGTGGTGCATGGGTAGTGGACGCGACACCCGGCCCAATGGAGCTCAGTATTCCAGCAATCAAGGGAATTGGCGACTCGCTGATCTATCTGGTTGATCGGTATGGCGACAAAGGCTCCATTTATGATGTGGATTTTGTGCCGATTGAAGGAGAAGAACGCAACCCGGTTGGAGCAGGTCTTACTTATATTGATCACCTGACCCATAATGTACATCGCGGTCGCATGGATGAATGGTCAGAATTCTACGAACGTCTGTTTAACTTCAAGGAAATTCGGTATTTCGATATTGAAGGCAAATTGACCGGGCTTAAAAGTAAAGCCATGACCAGCCCATGCGGTAAAATCCGGATACCGATCAATGAAAGTTCCGATGATAAGTCACAAATTCAGGAATATCTGGATGCGTATCATGGGGAAGGTATTCAACATATCGCTTTGGGAACAGATGACATCTTTAATTCAGTTGAGGTCATGAAAGCGCAGAATGTCGAATTTCAATCCTCACCGGATACCTATTATGATCTTCTGGATGAACGGGTTAAAGATCATGGGGAAGACACGGCACGGCTGAAAGATTTGAAAATCCTTCTGGACGGTGCCCCAACTGAAGGGCAGGGCCTGTTGCTTCAGATATTTACACAAAATGTCATTGGACCGATTTTCTTTGAACTTATTCAGCGAAAAGGGAATGAAGGATTTGGGGAAGGCAACTTCCAGGCCTTGTTTGAATCAATAGAACTGGACCAGATTAACCGAGGCGTCATCTGATCCAGCTTGCATGATACTTAGTTGGTTGCGGATGATTTTTTGGATCTTGCTTCCGCAACCAACCTTTTCATGGTGTCTGCAGGTATGGCACCGGGGGCTAATTGGCCGCCAATTACAAAGGCTGGTGTCCCTGTAATATTCAGTGCCTGCGCTAATTCGTAGGTTTGACTGAGACTCTTTGAAATCGTGTCTGACCCCATGTCTTTGGCCAGTTGCTGAACATTCAGCCCAAGACCTTGCGCATAGGACATGATTTTGTCCAAAGACAGACCCCCACGGGATTCCATCAGGACTTTATGAAACTCGTTATATTTCCCCTGTTTCTCTGCCGCCATAACAGCCCGGGCTGCTAAAACTGACTCGTCTCCCAAAATTGGAAACTCTTTCATCACCAGGCGAATATTTCCGTCTTCTTCAACGGTCTTCATCAGGTCAGGATAACTTCGTTTGCAGTATCCGCATTGGTAGTCGAAAAATTCGACAATCGTAATATCGCCGTCTGGATTCCCAGCGACAAAACTGTATCCATCATTTTCCAGCTCGTTCAAACGGGAAGCCAGTTGCTCTTTTGCTTTTTGGCGGGCTTCTGCGGCTTCCGTCGCGCTGAGCACTTGAATGGCTTCGCGAATTACCGCGGGATTTTCCAAAAGGTAAGCTCTTACCTGTGCGCCAAATATATCCTTGGTATCTTCTTCAGGTTTTTGCATTTGATAGAGGTTAAGACCAACCATCGCTGCCAGACCAAGACATAAAACACTGATGAGGGCCACAGTACCCTTCGAATTTTGCATAGAATAAACCTTTAACAATAGAACTGAATTGTAAAGGTATACAAAGACACCTTCTATTCAAAGCACAAGGTTGTGAGTACAAAGTTATTTGATCAACGACGGCTTTCCAACTGGGCCGCAATTGTGATGATATCATCGGCGCGAAGAAAGCCGGGGGTTCCCGTTCCCAGGTTTTCCTGAGCCCGTTTCGCATGAAATATGGCTTTATCGAATTTTCCGATTAACAGAAAACGTTCTGCTGTTGCGAGGGCCAAATTACCCGTATCACCAATACGACTGTAACCGGTCGCCAATTGATGCCAGCTTTCAGAATTATTCGGATCATAAGAAACACTGGTGCGCAGAACCTCGACGGCCTTTAAGTCATCTTCCCGGCGACCGGACGCCAGTAAAACGCGGCCATACAAGGTTAGAATAAGAGGTTCAAACGGGGCTGTCTCTACGGCCGCTTCCAGAGAGGGAAGGGCACCGAAGATATCTCCATTTTCATATAACATTTGCCCTTTTAACTCGTAAAAATAGGGATTTCCGGGAAATTCAGCGATCAAAGAGTCAATTTCTACAGTCGCTTTGGCAATGTCAGGTCTGCGGAAATATCCAACCGCGCGCGCATAACGCGCCTCAACCGATTGATCTTCCACTGGATATTTTTTCAATGTCTTGGCGAGGCTATTGGTAAAACCAAAAAGCTTGCCCTGTATCCGTTTCAGGGCCGCCACTTCGTGCGGCGGATCTTTGACATCTTTAAACGGTGAGTTATTCACCTGTTGTTCCAAGGCCTGAATTCGCTCACTGCTGATCGGGTGACTTCTCCAGTAGGGATCGATTTTCCCATAATTGGCCCGATCTGATTCCCCCAGAATTTTTAAAAATTCCAGCATTCCAACACCGGATACGCCCACTTGGTTTAGATAGGCCATCGCGGCCTGATCCGCAGATGATTCTTGCGTACGGTTATATTTTAGAAAATTTTTGGTTGCGAGCGCTTGTGAGCCCATAATAATTCCTTGTCCACCCGCACCGCCTCCCGCGATAATTGCGGCAGCACCCAGCAGATACCCGATGATACTGGCGGTTGTCGCTTTCTCCAGGGCTTCCTGTGTTCGTGCAAGATGTCCACCGGCGATATGTCCGGTTTCGTGGGCAATAACTCCTTTTAACTGACTGGGATGTTCGACCCGTTCCAAAAGCCCGGTGAAGAAAAACATACGTTGCCCGCCAGCGACAAAGGCATTTAGTGTTTTATTGTTAATCAGGTGAATGGACACATCATTTGCATTTAGTCCCGCTGTGGTGAAGAGGGGGCTTGCGTAGGATCGCAGGGTATGTTCAATTTCAGCATCACGAATGTAGGACAGCTTCGTCTGTTGAGCATAAGCGCGCACAGAAGGCAGGGTCGCAAATACTATGGCTAAAAAAGATATAAGTATGCGTTTAATCAAGAACTCTTTCCCATTGTTTCAAAGTAAACCTAAGAACAGAACAGGCCCACGTCAATGGTTGAGAAAAACCAGTTTGTTATTGGCCGGTGGCGTCTTTCTACTTGCGGCCTGCGATACGCCAGCAACGAAACAGGTCGGAGAAATTGACAGCGTTGATGGACCTTTGGGTGGCGCGGCTTCAGACGAGCCCCGGGCGACCTTGATCGCGCAGGATATTCTATCTGCAGGCGGGACCGCTGCTGATGCGGCCACGGCACTTTATTTTACCTTGGCAGTTACCTATCCTATTGCAGGATCACTCGGCGGCGGCGGTGAATGCATTGTTTATAACAACGAGAAAAACCGTCTGGAGAATTTGAAGTTTCCGGTCGGTGTTCCGGCTGCGGGCGGCAGTGTTGGAATTCCCGGTAATATTCGGGGCTTTGCCGCCCTGCATGCGCGCTATGGCCGCTTTGAATGGTCCGCACTACTGTCTTACGCCGAAAAGTTTGCCAATTTTGGAGAGAATATCTCTCGAGCCCAAAGTATGGCAATGATTTCAAGCAGTGCCAAATTCCGTCTCGGTTCCCGGCTTCAGGAAATCTATATGGATGAAAAGGGCGACTTCAAAAAAGAAGGCGAAAAAATTCAGCAAATCCGATTAGCCAGTGTACTGACAACGTTGCGAACAAATGGTGGAGCGCATTTCTATAGCGGAAATCTCGCTCGATCATTTTCAGAAGATGCGAACGCCATTGGCGGGGCCATTACCAGTCAGGATATGTTTAATTATCGGCCAACCTGGGAAACAGCGATTACTTTTAATGTTGACGCCAACACGGTGGGCGTTTCAAACAGTCCTTACGGCGAGTTATTTAAAAACGTTTGGACTGATACCTTTGAAGGCAAAGGATTTCTGTACCTTTCAGATGATGTCACGTTACCGAAATTGATCGAGTCAAACGGCAAGAATTTTTCCAAATACCAATCCCATTCTCCCTTTGTGTCGCATGCGACAACGTCTTTTGTAACCTCTGACAATGAAGGAAACGCGGTTTCCTGTGTTGTTGGCATGAAAAAGCCGTTCGGAACCGGTTTTGCCGGTGGCATTACCGGAATTGTCATGGCACCTGTGGTCCCGGATGAAAAAGCTGAATTCCCGACCACACCGATCCTGATGGTCAACGAACCCAACAAGGACTTTTATTTTGCCAGTGCTGCGTCAGGCGGGGCGGCGGGAACGGTTGCTTCGGTTTATACAGCGCTTCAGGTGTTCGCGAACGAGAATAATCTGGAAGCGGCCATCAGTGCTCCGCGGGCCTTTACTATGGGGCCAGGTTTGCCTTTGTTATTTGAAAGCCAAACCGATCGGTCGATGATATCTAATCTTGCCGGAGCGCATCCGGTTCAGTTAGAAGTTGAACGCCTGGGGCGCGTGAATGCAATTCACTGCAAAAACGGCAAACTGTTTAACTGTCAGTCCTATACCGATCCAAGAGGGTATGGCCTGTCGATGATCCGGCGTTAATCACGCAATTGCAAAGGTAAAAACGTGACTTATCCGTCTCGGGGAAAGCTTTCCCCATTTTTTGCTATGGAAGTATTGAAATCGGCTAACCAGAGGGAAGCCGAAGGAAAAACTGTCTTTCATATGGAAATCGGGCAACCCGCAACATCCGCCCCGTTGGCTGTGAAAGAAGCAGCCGCCAAGGCCCTTCAGGATCAGCCGATCGGATATACTGAGGCGCTGGGCATCCCGCCTTTGCGGGCAGCCATTGCCAACCATTACAGCGATATGTACGGGCTGGATGTTGATCCGTCCCGGGTCGTTGTAACGACAGGATCCTCGGGAGGGTTCCTACTGTCTTTTTTAAGTTTATTTGCAGCCAATGACCGGGTTCTTCTGGCAGAACCTGGTTACCCTGCCTACCGGAATATTCTGCAATCTCTGGATATCATTCCTGTCGGCCTTCCCTGTGGGCATGAAACCAATTTTCAACCAACACCACAGTTAATCGATGCGGTGCCGGGAACACTTGATGGCCTGCTGGTTGCCAGCCCTGCCAATCCAACCGGTACAATGCTTACACCAACTGAATTAAACGCATTGGTTCAGTATTGTGATGAAAAAGAGATGCATTTCATTTCTGATGAAATCTATCACGGCCTGACATACGGCACGGAAACCGTCTCTGCGCTCTCATTTTCTCAAAATGCAGTCATTATCAACTCATTTTCCAAGTATTTCTCCATGACCGGATGGCGGCTTGGTTGGATGGTCGTGCCAGAGGCATTGGTCCCGCGGATCGAAAAAATCGCCCAAAGCCTGTTCATATCGGCACCCGCCTTAAGCCAGTATGCGGCGCTGGCAGCCTTTGACTGTAAAGATGAGTTGGAAGAGTATAAGGCGAATTATGAAATAAACCGACGCCTGTTGCTGGACGAACTCCCTGCTATGGGGCTTGATAAATTAGCAGCGGCCGATGGCGCTTTCTATATCTACGCTGATGTTCGTCATTTAACGGATGACAGCATGGTGTTCTGTCAGGAAATGTTAGAAGGATGCGGTGTCGCGGCTACTCCCGGTCTGGATTTTGATCCTGTTCGGGGGAAACATTATGTCCGGTTCTCTTTTGCTGGTGCGACAGACGTCATTGAAAAAGCAGTGGAAGCCTTGAGGCTCTGGCTTGCAAAACGATAACCGGAACGTTGATTATCTGAACATCGATAAACTGTTTAGAGGGTTCTTGAAAAAAACGACCCTCTAAACAAACAGAAACAAAAAGCAAAAAAGGCGCCGTGAAAGGCGCCTTTTTTAGTCAGCTTTTTCAACTTCTCAGCTTTTACGGCGCCACCAGCCAGACCGGCGAGGGCCTTTTGGTTTTGCTGTTTCTTCAGGTTCGGAAGAAACAGGAGATGTTTCTGGAACCTCGGTAATAACCGGTTCAGCCTTCACTTCAGGTGTGTTGGCAACTGAAGGTGTTTCAACTTTTTCTTTTCTCGCCCGCGTACGTTTTGGTTTTACAGACGCTTCCGCAGGGGCCGTTTCACCTTCCACTACCGGCGACGACACTGTTGTCACCACTGCTTCTGTTGCCACCGCAGAAGTTTCTACGTTCGCTTCAGAAGCCGGTTCAGCAGTTTCGCCACTCTTTTTACGGGGTGAACGGCGCCTTCGGGGACGCACCTTTTCAGGTTGTTCTTCAGGGGCCTCTTCCGTAGATTGCTGTATAGTAGAAGCCTCAGCCTCTGTTGCAGGAGCGTCCGCAGATACTGTTTCAGTATCATCACGGGCAGTATCCGGCTTTTTACGAGTGCGAGGTCTGCGGCGACGTGGCGTTTTCGGCTTTTCAGCTTCTTCGCTTGTCTCCTCTGATTTCTGTGTTGGTGTTTCATCAGAAGGTTCATCTGAATCACCAGATTTCAGGATAATACCGCCTTCATCAGTTTCCGGCAT
This region of Sneathiella aquimaris genomic DNA includes:
- a CDS encoding NADH:ubiquinone oxidoreductase subunit NDUFA12, which codes for MATLGTRLFTWRKGEQVGEDQFGNRYYKEKGKPTGPLGRERRWVLYKGKPEASKVPAAWHIWLHYTTNNLPSEQAVEANKWEEEHLPNLTGTDYAYRPGGSVVSPGERQKATTDYEAWKPE
- the mlaD gene encoding outer membrane lipid asymmetry maintenance protein MlaD — protein: MGNNIVETIIGGVVLAFATIFLVFAYRTADIGTTGNGLNLTARFDKVDGLQVGSDVRMSGIKVGTVVSQVLDTETFQAIIGISIRDEIALPEDTAAKVASESLLGGSYLDLEPGGAETVLQSGDEITYTQSSVSLMDLIGQAIFSAGSGDDKSD
- a CDS encoding DUF2155 domain-containing protein, which gives rise to MPLKRRFLFCLPVVFAGFIVAADHANAGSLVGEASIVRALDKVTARTLDLIIPIGESVQYGTLEITSRKCLKRPPEEPPETSTFLEIRETKQEEETVELFSGWMFASSPALNALEHPVYDVWVIDCKMAEDDKPPSKE
- the aat gene encoding leucyl/phenylalanyl-tRNA--protein transferase, which gives rise to MTALTTEILLSAYSHGIFPMSESQDDPEIFWVDPERRGIFPLDDFHVPRSLAKTIRKDPFKITADTCFRQVMKECAASQNGRETTWINRTILDLYTELHQEGHAHSIECWDGDTLVGGLYGVSFAGVFCGESMFSRQTNASKIALVYLVARLKRGGFKLLDTQFLTDHLASMGAIEISREEYHRRLDQALDVEGDFYSLEGGLSSSAILQSITQTS
- the accC gene encoding acetyl-CoA carboxylase biotin carboxylase subunit yields the protein MFKKILIANRGEIALRIHRACREMGIKTVAVHSEADAAAMHVRLADESVCIGPPSSTASYLNIPSIIAAAEVTNADGIHPGYGFLSENAKFVDIVTEHGIKFIGPSADHIRLMGDKIAAKDTMKKFGVPCVPGSDGEVKTLEEARKIAADIGYPVIIKASAGGGGRGMKVALNDASISEAFSSARAESQLAFGDNAVYIEKYLGTPRHIEIQVLADGQGNVVHLGERDCSLQRRHQKALEETPSPALNDTLRERIGKTVSDAIREMRYEGVGTIEFLFENDEFYFIEMNTRLQVEHPVTEMVTGIDLVREQINVAAGQKLSLSQEDISFNGHSIECRITAEDPNTFAASPGPVLEFHAPGGLGVRVDSALYSGYNVPPYYDSLIAKLIVHGANRKECLMRLDRALEEFVVGGIKTTLPLHQDLIKNDEFIKGEYNIHWLEKFIEDRQ
- the accB gene encoding acetyl-CoA carboxylase biotin carboxyl carrier protein — its product is MSKLDIDKDVIRELAEIMNETGLGEIEVEHGSSRLRVSRNSSVASQAVPQMVAAPAPLAPAAPAAVEAAPAADAASHPGAVKSPMVGTAYLSPEPGAAEFIKVGDSVSQGQTLLIVEAMKTMNPIAAPKGGKILDVLVSDSQPVEFGQPLVIIE
- the aroQ gene encoding type II 3-dehydroquinate dehydratase, which translates into the protein MGKSVLIVNGPNLNMLGKREPEIYGSTTLSDIEELCRVHAKTLGMDCAFMQSNLEGEMINAIQAAGETHSGIIINAAAYTHTSVALMDALKAVNLPCVEVHLSNVFSRESFRHTSYISFAATGVICGFGAKGYTLALDALSEIFDQ
- the thiS gene encoding sulfur carrier protein ThiS; this translates as MNLTINGEKRVYDRSLSIDELLNDLELDGQKVALERNLEIVPKSSYSTTMLEEGDKLEIVHFIGGGSVDTDDVFEVAGRKLNSRLIVGTGKYKDFEETKLAIEASGAEMVTVAVRRVNITDPKQPMLVDYVDPKKYIYLPNTAFCYTADEALRTLRLAREAGGWDLVKLEVLGHEKTLYPNMPETLKAAQTLIDEGFKVMVYCSDDPIQCQMLEDMGCVAIMPLGAPIGSGLGIQNPVGIGIIKDQAKVPVIVDAGVGTASDATIAMELGCDGVLMNSAIAHAKNPIIMASAMKDAVTAGRKSFLAGRMPVKKYADPSSPLAGLI